From the Streptococcus halotolerans genome, the window GGCCTTGAAACGTTACTGGAAACTCATCCAACAAGATAGTCGTAACCTAAACGATAAACGGTTTTATCGTCCAACTTTTCGCATGCACTTGACCAATCAAGAGATTGTGCAACGTCTTTTGAGCTACTCTGATGAGCTACGTCACCACTATGAACTCTTTCAATGCCTTCTCTTTCATTTCCAAGAAAAGCAGGAGAAACACTTCTTTGAACTCATTTCTGATACCATCAAACAAGTCCATCCCATCTTCAAGACCGTCTTATCAACCTTTCTAAAAGACAAGGAAAAGATTATCAACGCCCTGAAACTACCTTATTCCAATGCCAAACTAGAGGCGACCAACAACCTTATTAAAGTCATTAAGCGAAATGCTTTTGGCTTTAGGAACTTCGAAAACTTCAAAAAACGGATTTATCTTGCTTTGAATACAACAAAAGAGAAGACCAAACTGGTCCTCTCTCGGTGTTAACTATAAGTCAACCCACTACAGTTGACAAAGAGCCGACATTCTCTTTCTCTCTCGCTAGTCAGGCGTAGAAGTCGCTTGCAATGCACCCAATAGTGATTCCCACAAAGGGACTTGCTCTTCAAATATGTGATCTGCCCATCATACGACAAAACGAGAAGACCAAATGGTCTTCTCGTTTGCTTTTTTGAGAAAGAATCATTTCACCACATATAGTAGCGGACCTAAGCTTTCATACCCAGTTATCATTGTCAGATGTTCTAAACTGATTTCCTTGATATTAAGCTTTAACTTCGAATCCTTCTGCTACTGCTTCTGGGAAGTTTTCTTCGATGACTTTTGCGCTAGCATCACAGACCATCACTCCGTATGGACGCATACGAGTTGTTGGATCAATCCGACGAGAACGCTCACAAACTTCTCCTTCTGCACGCTCTACACTGAAAGCAACACCATCAAAAGCCACAGCATCCACTGGCTTATCAGCTTCATCAGCAATCGTCAATTGTGAGACAATCAATAAAAGAGCGATATCGCTATCCAGTGAATCTAGTAAGTTTCTCACTTCTTTGCTGGCGTAAACTGTCATATGAGCTTCTAGTGATTTCCCAATAACTTTAGCATTGCGTGCTTCTTCAAGCGCTTTTTGAGCATGAGCGCGGAATTCCATGAAGGCATCCCACTCTTCTAAAATAGCTTCTTGCCCTTCGAATGCTTGAGCCACAGGCATCTCTGATAGTTGAACGAAGTCTTCTTCTTCATGTTCAAGGTATGACCAGATTTCTTCAGCCGTATGAGGCAAGATTGGGGTCAATAACTTAGTGATTTTTACCAAGATATCATAGAAAACAGTTTGCATTCGACGACGTTCTGGGCTATTCGCAGCTTCAATGTATACCACATCTTTAGCAAAATCAAGATAAAAGGCAGATAAATCAATAGTCACAAAGTTAACAACTGCTTTATAGATAGCCATGAAATCATAATTGTCGTAAGCTTTGTTAATTGTCTCAACAAGTTTGTTAAATTTGATGGTCATGTATTTATCGACTGCACCTAAATCTTGATAAGCAACCGCATCTGTAGAAGGATTGTAATCATGTGTATTAGCGAGTAAGAAACGAAGCGTATTACGGATTTTACGGTAAGTCTCAGAAACTTGACCTAAAATGTCCATAGATACTCGAACATCATTATCAGTATCAACAGATGCTACCCAAAGACGGAGAATTTCAGCACCATATTGCTTAGCCACATCATTTGGTGAAATGATATTACCTTTTGATTTAGACATTTTCTCACCTTTACCATCTAGAACGAAACCTTGTGAAAGGATAGCTTTATATGGCGCATGTCCATTGACAGCTACAGAGGTGATCAATGACGAGTTAAACCAACCACGATATTGATCAGACCCTTCAAGATAAAGATCAGCAGGGTAAGAAAGATTCTCACGAGCATTCATAACACCATTCCATGATGAACCAGAGTCAAACCAAACATCCATGATGTCAGTTTCCTTAGTAAATTCACCATTTGGAGAACCTGGATGGGTAAAGCCTTCAGGAAGAAGGTCTTTAGCCTCACGTTGCCACCAAATAACAGAACCGTGTTCCGCAAACAAATCAGCAACATGGTCCGTAACTTCTTTAGTCATGATTGCTGTGCCATCTTCAGCATAGAAAATTGGAAGAGGGACACCCCATGAACGTTGACGAGAGATAACCCAATCGCCACGGTCACGAATCATATTGTAAAGACGAGTTTTTCCCCATGACGGATGGAAGGTTGTTTTCTCAATTTCATCAAGGATTTCTTGGCGGAATTTCGCTACTGAAGCAAACCATTGCGGCACTGCACGCCAGATGATTGGTTTTTTAGTGCGCCAATCAAATGGATAGGAGTGACTAATAACTTCTTTAGCAAGTAGCAAATCACCTAATTTTTCCAGAACGGTTGGGACAACCTTATCATAGAATTGTCCTTCAAAATCAGGCCCAGCAAGTTCATTCATAAGACCACGTTCGTTCACTGTCACATAAACTTCAAGGTCATATTTCGTCCCAACATTGTAGTCATCCTCACCAAATGATGGTGCGGTATGGACGATACCTGTACCAGAATCTGTTGTTACATGATCACCTAGGATAACTAATTCTTCGACAGCTTCATCCCATGGGTGTTCAGTGACAATATACTCTAAATCAGAACCTTTATGGCGCTCAAGAACCTCAAATGATTCCCATTCAAATTTTGCAGCAAGTGTATCAACAAGAGCTTCTGCTACGACAAATTTACGCTCATCATTTGGCGTTTTAACCAATAGGTAATCTAAATCAGCACCAACGGTCAATCCGCGTGAAGCTGTAATGGTAAATGGGGTAGTTGTCCACACCACGATATAAGTATTTGTGTCAAGGATACCCTTACCATCTTTTACTTTATTGGCATAGTAGAGTGATGTCGACTCAATATCATGATATTCAATTTCTGCTTCAGCCAGAGCAGATTCAGAAGACCAAGACCAGTAAACAGGCTTAGCACCACGGTAGATATATCCCTTATCAGCCATCGCGCCAAAAACCCGGATTTGATCTGCTTCAAATTGAGGATCAAGCGTGATATAAGGATTTTCCCAATCGGCAGAAACGCCGAGACGTTTAAAGTCTTCACGTTGCTTATCAACTTGAGACAGAGCATACTGGCGACACATTTCTAGGTATTCAGCCAGATCCATTTCTTTACGCTTAACACCTTGCTTGGCTAATACTTGCTCAATTGGAAGGCCATGCGTATCCCAACCTGGTACATATGGTGCTGAAAAACCAGACATTGATTTTGAACGAACAATGATATCTTTTGAAATTTTGTTCAGAGCATGTCCAACATGAATATTACCATTGGCATAGGGAGGACCATCGTGAAGGTGGAATGACGGTTTTCCTTCATTCAATTCTTGACGTTTTTGATAAATGGCTGCCTCTTGCCAAGCTGCTTGCCATTGTGGTTCTTTATTGGGAAGACCAGCACGCATCGGGAATGCTGTTTTACCGAGATTCAATGTATCTTTTAATTTCATATAAAACTCCTTAAAAATAAAAGCTTTCATCCAAAAAGGACGAAAGCTCGTGGTACCACCTTAATTCAGAAAATACCATTTCAAACCAAATGTTAAAGCGTAAGGCTCACTAAAAATGGTGATATTTTCCCTCTTGAGCCGATAAGGGAGCTCACCCCTCCTAACTTACTGACTTCAGCTAGAAAGATCGAAAATGATAATTTTTTAAGCAGTGATGACAGGACTCACACCCTCTCCTGTTCGCTTAGCATATACTTAAAAAATCGTGTTTTTCTTAATCTTCGAAATTCAATTTAAAAGTTTGTGTTTCATTTAAGCTTGCTTCTGACTCATCGCTAGCGTATGTTGAATGACCAGAATATGACTCGGACTCAAAGAATTCTGGTTCCGTTTCAAAACTTAAAGATTCTTCTTCAGCTAAGTCTGATTCAAAATTAAAACCTTCAGAAGAACTTGTCTCAAATAAAAGATCATCTGTCAATAAAGGATCTTGACCTGCAATGGTTTCTTCCAATTGACGATTGCTTTCTTCAACACGACGCTGTAATTCTGCCATTTCTTCAGGCGAGAATTGACGAGTTGCATCGATAGTTGCCGCATCAGCTACTTGAGGCGCTTCATGATTAGCATCAAGCACTGACTCGACAACTTCCCTAAAGGCAACATCTGAATTTTGAATATAGGAAGCAGTAGGTTGTAATAATTCATCCCATTCAGGTGAATTTACTAATGCTAAATGGCTTTCAACAGATGACAATAGACGTTGATGGAAGACACGAGTTTGACGTTTCAAATCTTCTGTCTCAATAGCAACGCGTTTAGCCTCATCAGCGGCGTCACGAAGCATGTCGCTCGCTTTTTGTTTGGATTCTTCTAAAAGAAGTGTCGCTTGATTGTTAGCGTGTGTCAAAATGTTATCAGACTCTGTACGAGCAGATGCTTTTACTTTATCAGCAGTTTCTTGGGCCAAGATAACTGACTGACTCAATGATTCTTTCATTTCGTCAAAGTAAGCTAACTTTTCTTCAAGCATTTTGATTTTTGCTTCTTGCTCGCGATTTTCACGGGTTAGTTTTTCATAGTCATCAACAACGATGTCTAAGAATTCATTAACTTCTTCTTCGCTATATCCGCGGAATTTTAGTTTAAACGTTTTATCTTTAATATCAAGTGCTGTAATAGCCATTACAACCTCCCCTATTTCTGTCTAATTTTTTTGACGACTAATTTATGTTTTCCTTTCGATGTTACACCATTGTCTGAAATGATACGGCACCTGCCATATCCTCGAACACTGAGTAAATCATCAACCAGTACTATTTCAGTCGTTCTCGTCGTTAATTTATGGTTAACTTTTACTTTCTGGGACTGAATCAGCTTTTGGCTGGTTTGTCTCGGTAATTGATGAACTGCTGCAATTACTTTATCCAATCTTAAACTCGCGACAAGATAAAGCTGCTCTTGGCCTTCTTCAAGATATTCGAGCTTCTGACTAAAGTCAACTTCTTGAAGTTTAACAGGGACCTTAGCAATCTTGCTAACATTTGTTTCAAAATAAGTAACCATTGATTTTTCAAGAAATATTTGTGCATCATCACCATTAACTAAAATATCACCGAAAATGGAACGTTTAATGCCTAATTGATTAATCAATGTACCCATAATTTGCGAATGGTTGAGGCGATTAAACTTTTTAGCATATTGGATGTTGAGCAGGCTTATTTCAAAATCATCGACATTTAGTTGATAATAATCTGGAGCAATAATGACCCTATGATACTCCTCGGTAAGAATATCACGACTTGAGTAAAATGTCAAAGTTGTTTGAGAAACCAGCTCATTAACAATGACTTCTTGTCTAGGATCAAGAAAATCTGTTAAATACATGCTGTAAGTATTCTCAACAGAATGAATTATATCTTGAACTTTATCTATAAAGGCATGTTCACTAACATCGTAATGTTGATATAAGTGTTTCGATGGTTTTTCCATTAGAATAATAGTAAGTATGAAAAGAGTCTAAGTAATAACTGAAGTACCAAGAAAACGGCAACAATGGTAAAATCGATTCCACCGAATTGAAGTCTTAAGCGTCGAAACGGAGCCAAGGTTGGCTCAACAATTGCAACTAAAACTTGTCCTAGCTTAGTTTGATAGGCTCCTGGAAACCAAGAGAGTAAAGCATAGATTACTAAAAGTGTCGAATAAACTCGTACGAGTCTAACTAGTATTATATAAACTAAAAACATATTAACGTCGTTTCATATCGTAGTCAAAATTAACCTCTTGACCAGCATTTGGAATTGTCATTTCTTCAATGTCAACAATAACAAATTGTGGTGTCAATAAATACATTGAAGAACCTACTTTTTGAAGATTACCTGATAACACACGGCTAGCTCCATCAACAAAGTCTAAGCAACGGCGTGCTTGGGCTTCTAGCATGTATTGAAAGTCAATCAAAACGCATTCATTACCGGCTAGCAAATCAACAATTTCTGTTGCATCTTCGTATTTACGTGGGTATTTTAAGGCAATAGTTGGTTGGGATGAATTACTCATTTGCTCTTTTCTATATTGTTGTGCGGGAGCAACACCGTCGCGATGCGCTTGTTCTGATGGGACAGAATTCACCTGTCTTTGACCGCGCTTTTGTGTTTGCCCTTGCATCGAAGCTGCTGATTGATTAGCTGCCTGCGATGGTCGTTCTTGTGATACATTACTCGTTTGTGCGGATAAACCTCGTTTTTGTTCTTGTTGAGGCAATGCTTGCTCAAACTCTTCTACATCACTAACTTCATCTGTAGCAAAGTATAAAGTTATTTTTTCAATCGTATCTTTAAAAAATGCCATATGTCTCTCCTATTGAAAGAAAGCTGTACCAATTCGAACAAATGTTGCACCATGTTTGATAGCGATGAGATAGTCACCACTCATTCCCATGCTCAAGTCTGTCATCGGCATATTCTTTATATTTTTAGCTTTAATATCTTCTTTTAATTGGTAAGTTTCTTCAAACAAAATGTCTAATTCCGCCTGACTCGCTTTTAGCGGAGCCATTGTCATCAATCCAACGAGATTAATATTAGGTAACTCTGCTAATTCCAGTAAGGCTTGTTCGATCTCACTCTTTAGAAAACCATGCTTACTAGGTTCTTCTGATAAATTAACCTGAAGGAAACAATTGATCGGATGATCTGCTCGCTTATTAATCTCCTTAGCCAATTTTACTGAATCCAAGGCGTGAAAATAATCCACTAGATTAATCACATCTTTAACTTTTCGGCGTTGAAGGCTACCAATTAAATGCCAAGTAACTGACTGATCTGCCAACGCATGGTATTTATCCAAAAATTTGTCAACACGGTTCTCACCAATATGTCTAACACCCGTGTCAACCAACTGATGAGCTACTTCTGCTTCGACATATTTTGTTACTGCAATAACATTAACTTCCTGAGTGTTATTGGAAGACTCAATGGCATCTGCTACACTGCTGAAAATCTTTGTTTTATTGTTTGCTAAATCCATCGCATTTTATCGGTTTTTAAAGAATGGCGGTGTATCCAATTCATCATCTTCTTCAGAAGCACCTGAGAAGGTTGACATATTTAGTTTGCCATCAAGCTCACCTTCTGTTGGGCGAGCGATGTTATCACGACGAAGGTCCCAGTTGCCAAAAGCAGAATTTTGGTTAGGTTGATTAAAATCAGTTTGAGATGTTCGTGGAGAAGACGGCATGTCAACATTTTGTGCCATATCAAAGTTCATTTGACGACGATCAAACGATGGAGCTGGTTCTTCAGCACGTTGATTATCATATTGAGAGGATGCTGACTGTGCTGACGTTTGATTATTAAACGTACGTGGTGTTGAGCGCATTCCTGTCACTTGTTCTGTACGATCTTGGCGAACACCCGTTGCAACAACCGTTACACGAATTTCATCTTTAAGCGTATCATCAATAGAGGTACCAAGCCAAATATTAACACCGTTACCAGCTGCTTGCCCAACAATTTCTGACGCTTCTTCAGCTTCAGTAAGAGTCATATCAAGGCCACCTGTCACGTTAACAATAACATCTTCTGCACCATCGATTGTGGTTTCAAGTAATGGTGAGTAGATTGCTTTACGAGCTGCCTCAACAATACGCTCTTCACCTGAACCAATACCGATCCCCATGAGGGCATTTCCTTTATTGGCCATAACTGTTTTCACATCAGCAAAGTCAAGGTTAATCAGACCTGGACTTGTAATCAAGTCGGTAATCCCTTGCACACCTTGGCGAAGGACATTGTCAGCCTCACTAAGTGCTTCAAGAAGTGGCGTTTTCTTATCAACAATTTCAAGCAAGTTGTTGTTTGAAATAATAAGAAGGGTGTCTACCTGCTCACGCAATTCTTGAATACCTTCAATCGCAAAGTTTCCACGTTTGTTTCCTTCAAAACCGAAAGGACGAGTGACTACTGCAACGGTCAAAGCACCTAAACTTTTTGCAATACGTGCAATGACAGGTGCTGCACCAGTACCTGATCCACCACCCATTCCGGCAGTTATAAAGACCATATCTGCTCCAGTAAGTGCTTCTGTAAGAACTTCTTCACTTTCCTCAGCGGCTTTGCGTCCAACTTCAGGCTGTCCTCCAGCACCAAGTCCACGTGTTAATTTTGGACCCAACTGGATAACAGTCTCCGCTTTAGATGAGCTTAGTGCTTGAATATCAGTATTTGCTGCAATAAATTCTACGCCAGCAAGTCCTTCATCAATCATACGGTTGATGGCATTGCCTCCGCCGCCACCGACTCCGATAACTTTGATGATGGCACCTTGCATAGACGCTGTATCAAATGAAAATGGCATTTTAATTCCTCACTTTTTTTAATCAAACATACTGCCGAAGATTCCTCGAACTCTATCTCCAATATTTTGTTTAGGTTCGCGTGGCTTAGGCGCTTCTTGGATGTTCTCATCTTGATCAAAATGATCTGGTTCATTCAACGAAAAATCATTTTGAATAGGTTGTTGTATTTGTTTTGGTATCGTATCATTTGGACCAATATCAATAGGTTTACGGCGAAGGATTTCTTCTCCCGTAACTGCTAACTGAGCGATAATATCGACATCAGTTAACGTGCCAACGTACTCAACCAAACCAATGACATTCGCAAACATCGGGTTACGGATACCAACTTGATGTGGCACAAAAAGTTTTACTTTAGTTCCAAACACTTCTTGTGCTATCTCAACGACACCAGGAAGAATTGCGCCACCTCCAACGATGACAATTCCACCAGGAAGTTCAAGCAAGCGACCACGTTCCAAATCTTGCTTTACCCGCTCTAAGACATGCTTTATGCGAGCTGAGATAATCTCTGCAAGATATTTTTCGGTAACATCAACCGGTGTATCGCTTCCCACAACTTCAACTTGAACACTATCTGTTGCGCTTGCTTCTTTAACATTGGCATTACCAAAATTAAACTTCAAGGCTTCTGCAATTTGTAGCGACGTTTTTAAGACTTTTGAAATGTCTTTAGTGACGTATTCTCCACCCTCTGGATAGATGTTGGTGTATTGAAGTTCCTGAGCTCGCATTGAAGCAACAGTCGTTTGACCACCACCCATATCAATGACAGTCGCACCAAATTCGCGTTCTCCTTCATTAAGAACTGACTTGGTCATTGCCAATGGAGAAATGATGATATTTTCAACTGTAATGCCTGCACGCTCAACCGTTTTACGAAGATTATGCAAGATTGTGGTTGGACCTGTGTAAAGAAGGCCACGCATCTCAAGGCGAATCCCCATCATCCCACGCGGATCGCGGATGCCTTGGAAACTATCAACTATGAACTCCTCAGGAACTAAAGAAATCACCTCACGTTCTGGGGTGATGCTTTTAGTTAATGCCGATTTTACAACACTTTCAACATCTTCGTCTTTTATTTCTTTTGACTCGCTAGTAACAGGAATCATTCCTTGTGTAGGTTCAATTTGCAAAAGATTTGCTGGCAAACCAACATTTATTTTTTCGATTGAAATTCCTGATTTTTCTTCTGCTTGTTCAATTGCTAATTTAATTTCTTTTGCTGCTGCATCGATGTCAACGATAATACCATCTTTCACACCGGAGCTTTTAACATTGCTAACACCGATGACATTCATTTCACCATCAATGTATTCTGCAACGAGTACTTTAATCGAGCTAGTACCAATGTCTAAGCCCGTAAAAAAGCCGTTTCTTGCCATTACCCAACCTCTCATTCTTTCCATTACTTACTATTCTAAAAACCACACAAGGGCGGAATTATTCAAAGCATATTATATCATAAAAAAGCACAAAATGAATAGATTTTGTGCTTTTTGTTATAGAAATGTAAACAAGTAAAATCAGTTTTCAACCATTATTGCACCGCGGTTTCAGCTTCTTGTTCTGGAGCCTCTTCAACTTCTCGATTCTCAGATGGTGTTGGAGGATTTTCTTCAGCATTAGCATTCTCTGTTGGTGTCTCACTTGACGCTTGACTCGGCGCTTCTTCAGAGGTATCTGCCGTTTCATTTGTAACATAAATGCCAACTTCCATGTCAATAACACTTGGCACTTCTAGTTTAGTGCTTATTTGAGAATAGTAGGGCATGCGTTCTTTAATCTTAGAAAGTGGCACAATAACTGTATTGCCATCGTACATCGTTAACTTTACCAAATCATCTGTTGATTTGGAAGCTTCCTTTGAAACGGATTGAATATTTCGCCGAATTCTTTTAGACAAAGTATTTCTCGCCTCGATGAATTCTTTAACCTCTTTTTGAGTATCTAGATTAACATTCAAATACGTCGCTGGTAATTTTTGAACGTTTTCTTTGACTACTATACCACTTGATAAAATGGGGTAATAGGAATCCTTTTCCTGACGATATGCTATAATCCGATCTTCTGTGACCTTAATGTTAAAATGATTTGGCAATTCAAAGGTCATCTTAGCCCTCTTAACCCAAGGGTCTTTTTTTACAATCGCTTTTTCGATCTGGTGCCGGTTTACAAAGACACTGGTTAAATAATCATCTTTTCGAATACCAGAGGCTTTCATAATAGCAGCCGTATTCGTAAAGCGATGTCCAGAGACAGTGACATTTTTTGTTGTACTCAAGGGACTAATCATAAAGCTCGAGAACAATAGCACAATGATTCCTAACAAAACCACTGTGATGAAGCGATTAAGATGTGGATTTTTTTGTCTAACTTTTTTGGGTTTAGGTTCTTTTTTCTTCTTTTCTTTTCGTTTCTTGCGTTTTTTAGATTTGGGTTCTTGCTCTTTTTCCTCTGATTTATCCCCTAAAAATTGAGAACGCCTAAGCTCTTGGAGGCGCTTTTCAGCTTCTTCCTGCTCAGCTTTATCTTGCTCTTTTTTCTTTAAAAATTCTTGATTGCGTTTTTGCCACTCGGTTAAAACCGGCTCTTTTGTTTCAGAATCTTTAGTTGTTTCCTTATCTTTTGTCATCTTTTTATCCCTTTGCCTTCTTGATAGATTCTGTCAATTCATGATAGAAGGCTTGTTGAGATGTCAACTCTTGACTATTTTTCATAGCTTCTTCAAAGTTAGAAGCATGCTCCAGTAACTCTTGGATTTTCTGGTTTAAACTCTCCAAACTCAATTCTTCTTCTGCGAGCTGAAGGGCGTAACCTCTCTTTTGAAAATAAGCAGCATTTTCTAATTGATCGCCACGACTGGCTTCTTTTCCAAGTGGAATAATTAAATGCAATTTCTGAAGAGCTACTAGTTCAAATATCGTATTTGAGCCTCCTCGAGTAACGACTAAATCAGCTAAATTCATCAGTGGTTGGTATAAATCTGTAACGTAATCGACACGGTATACATTTTTGTCTAAGCTATTT encodes:
- the ileS gene encoding isoleucine--tRNA ligase, with the protein product MKLKDTLNLGKTAFPMRAGLPNKEPQWQAAWQEAAIYQKRQELNEGKPSFHLHDGPPYANGNIHVGHALNKISKDIIVRSKSMSGFSAPYVPGWDTHGLPIEQVLAKQGVKRKEMDLAEYLEMCRQYALSQVDKQREDFKRLGVSADWENPYITLDPQFEADQIRVFGAMADKGYIYRGAKPVYWSWSSESALAEAEIEYHDIESTSLYYANKVKDGKGILDTNTYIVVWTTTPFTITASRGLTVGADLDYLLVKTPNDERKFVVAEALVDTLAAKFEWESFEVLERHKGSDLEYIVTEHPWDEAVEELVILGDHVTTDSGTGIVHTAPSFGEDDYNVGTKYDLEVYVTVNERGLMNELAGPDFEGQFYDKVVPTVLEKLGDLLLAKEVISHSYPFDWRTKKPIIWRAVPQWFASVAKFRQEILDEIEKTTFHPSWGKTRLYNMIRDRGDWVISRQRSWGVPLPIFYAEDGTAIMTKEVTDHVADLFAEHGSVIWWQREAKDLLPEGFTHPGSPNGEFTKETDIMDVWFDSGSSWNGVMNARENLSYPADLYLEGSDQYRGWFNSSLITSVAVNGHAPYKAILSQGFVLDGKGEKMSKSKGNIISPNDVAKQYGAEILRLWVASVDTDNDVRVSMDILGQVSETYRKIRNTLRFLLANTHDYNPSTDAVAYQDLGAVDKYMTIKFNKLVETINKAYDNYDFMAIYKAVVNFVTIDLSAFYLDFAKDVVYIEAANSPERRRMQTVFYDILVKITKLLTPILPHTAEEIWSYLEHEEEDFVQLSEMPVAQAFEGQEAILEEWDAFMEFRAHAQKALEEARNAKVIGKSLEAHMTVYASKEVRNLLDSLDSDIALLLIVSQLTIADEADKPVDAVAFDGVAFSVERAEGEVCERSRRIDPTTRMRPYGVMVCDASAKVIEENFPEAVAEGFEVKA
- a CDS encoding DivIVA domain-containing protein, with product MAITALDIKDKTFKLKFRGYSEEEVNEFLDIVVDDYEKLTRENREQEAKIKMLEEKLAYFDEMKESLSQSVILAQETADKVKASARTESDNILTHANNQATLLLEESKQKASDMLRDAADEAKRVAIETEDLKRQTRVFHQRLLSSVESHLALVNSPEWDELLQPTASYIQNSDVAFREVVESVLDANHEAPQVADAATIDATRQFSPEEMAELQRRVEESNRQLEETIAGQDPLLTDDLLFETSSSEGFNFESDLAEEESLSFETEPEFFESESYSGHSTYASDESEASLNETQTFKLNFED
- a CDS encoding RNA-binding protein; amino-acid sequence: MEKPSKHLYQHYDVSEHAFIDKVQDIIHSVENTYSMYLTDFLDPRQEVIVNELVSQTTLTFYSSRDILTEEYHRVIIAPDYYQLNVDDFEISLLNIQYAKKFNRLNHSQIMGTLINQLGIKRSIFGDILVNGDDAQIFLEKSMVTYFETNVSKIAKVPVKLQEVDFSQKLEYLEEGQEQLYLVASLRLDKVIAAVHQLPRQTSQKLIQSQKVKVNHKLTTRTTEIVLVDDLLSVRGYGRCRIISDNGVTSKGKHKLVVKKIRQK
- a CDS encoding YggT family protein, yielding MFLVYIILVRLVRVYSTLLVIYALLSWFPGAYQTKLGQVLVAIVEPTLAPFRRLRLQFGGIDFTIVAVFLVLQLLLRLFSYLLLF
- a CDS encoding cell division protein SepF — protein: MAFFKDTIEKITLYFATDEVSDVEEFEQALPQQEQKRGLSAQTSNVSQERPSQAANQSAASMQGQTQKRGQRQVNSVPSEQAHRDGVAPAQQYRKEQMSNSSQPTIALKYPRKYEDATEIVDLLAGNECVLIDFQYMLEAQARRCLDFVDGASRVLSGNLQKVGSSMYLLTPQFVIVDIEEMTIPNAGQEVNFDYDMKRR
- a CDS encoding YggS family pyridoxal phosphate-dependent enzyme, whose amino-acid sequence is MDLANNKTKIFSSVADAIESSNNTQEVNVIAVTKYVEAEVAHQLVDTGVRHIGENRVDKFLDKYHALADQSVTWHLIGSLQRRKVKDVINLVDYFHALDSVKLAKEINKRADHPINCFLQVNLSEEPSKHGFLKSEIEQALLELAELPNINLVGLMTMAPLKASQAELDILFEETYQLKEDIKAKNIKNMPMTDLSMGMSGDYLIAIKHGATFVRIGTAFFQ
- the ftsZ gene encoding cell division protein FtsZ: MPFSFDTASMQGAIIKVIGVGGGGGNAINRMIDEGLAGVEFIAANTDIQALSSSKAETVIQLGPKLTRGLGAGGQPEVGRKAAEESEEVLTEALTGADMVFITAGMGGGSGTGAAPVIARIAKSLGALTVAVVTRPFGFEGNKRGNFAIEGIQELREQVDTLLIISNNNLLEIVDKKTPLLEALSEADNVLRQGVQGITDLITSPGLINLDFADVKTVMANKGNALMGIGIGSGEERIVEAARKAIYSPLLETTIDGAEDVIVNVTGGLDMTLTEAEEASEIVGQAAGNGVNIWLGTSIDDTLKDEIRVTVVATGVRQDRTEQVTGMRSTPRTFNNQTSAQSASSQYDNQRAEEPAPSFDRRQMNFDMAQNVDMPSSPRTSQTDFNQPNQNSAFGNWDLRRDNIARPTEGELDGKLNMSTFSGASEEDDELDTPPFFKNR
- the ftsA gene encoding cell division protein FtsA — its product is MARNGFFTGLDIGTSSIKVLVAEYIDGEMNVIGVSNVKSSGVKDGIIVDIDAAAKEIKLAIEQAEEKSGISIEKINVGLPANLLQIEPTQGMIPVTSESKEIKDEDVESVVKSALTKSITPEREVISLVPEEFIVDSFQGIRDPRGMMGIRLEMRGLLYTGPTTILHNLRKTVERAGITVENIIISPLAMTKSVLNEGEREFGATVIDMGGGQTTVASMRAQELQYTNIYPEGGEYVTKDISKVLKTSLQIAEALKFNFGNANVKEASATDSVQVEVVGSDTPVDVTEKYLAEIISARIKHVLERVKQDLERGRLLELPGGIVIVGGGAILPGVVEIAQEVFGTKVKLFVPHQVGIRNPMFANVIGLVEYVGTLTDVDIIAQLAVTGEEILRRKPIDIGPNDTIPKQIQQPIQNDFSLNEPDHFDQDENIQEAPKPREPKQNIGDRVRGIFGSMFD
- a CDS encoding cell division protein FtsQ/DivIB, translated to MTKDKETTKDSETKEPVLTEWQKRNQEFLKKKEQDKAEQEEAEKRLQELRRSQFLGDKSEEKEQEPKSKKRKKRKEKKKKEPKPKKVRQKNPHLNRFITVVLLGIIVLLFSSFMISPLSTTKNVTVSGHRFTNTAAIMKASGIRKDDYLTSVFVNRHQIEKAIVKKDPWVKRAKMTFELPNHFNIKVTEDRIIAYRQEKDSYYPILSSGIVVKENVQKLPATYLNVNLDTQKEVKEFIEARNTLSKRIRRNIQSVSKEASKSTDDLVKLTMYDGNTVIVPLSKIKERMPYYSQISTKLEVPSVIDMEVGIYVTNETADTSEEAPSQASSETPTENANAEENPPTPSENREVEEAPEQEAETAVQ